cacacagttattaccccacacacacccccccggggttatcactcacacacacacagtcatcaccaacaccgttatttgtccctctcacagttactacccctcgcatccccccagttattacccccacatgcacagctattacccccacacacacacatgcactcccccctcagggttattgcttcgccccgttattacccccacacaccctacagttcccactcacacctccccaagtcattacccccgaccccgccgctatcaaccccccacacccaccctcctctcatggtcattactccgcccctcacacacaccccttcccccgccccgttattaccactggccctcagagttatttagcccaaaccctacggtcaccccccacagtcctcacaggttcacgtccctcacggttattcctcccccccatacaccgcaagctccccagacccccgccccttccggccaccgtttcccgccggacggttcttgctggcgctcctgggggcggcggccaccaatgggaaggcagcgtgaggcggcccctcggccgtggcgcagcggcggccgccgccgtgtccgtcttcacccccaccaaccagggggaaagcgccgggaggcgcttcgggatcgcctgttaccgcaacaaggccatgggatggcgcagcggagcgtgagtgccggcccggggcctgcccgagggcgggagggaggccggccggccggcccgtgtggggcgcaggcccgtgtggggcgcaggcccgtgtggggcgcaggcccgtgtggggcccggctgggggggggcttgtgtggacctcccttggacactctgaagagcagaggggccctgcagagggaccgggacaaattgcagagctgggcaatcaccaagcacatgaagttcaacaagagcaagtgccggatcctgcacctgagccaaccccggctgtacagacagactgggggacgaggtgctggagagcagctccatggagagggatcgggggttctggtggacggcaagttgaacgtgagccaccggtgtccctggagccaagagggccccgtgtcctggtgcacccagcacagcacggccaggcgggcagggggggattgtcccgctctactctgcgctggggcggcctcacctggagcatccactgtgtgcaaggctggggacacaggagaaaaggagacaaagctactgcagcgtgtccagaggaggctgcgaagctggtgaaggtttggaggggaagccgaatgagcagcggctgaagtccctgggtttgttcagctggagcagagcagactgagggcagagctcatgggctgcaggttcctcagcaggagcaggaggggcaggtctgagctcttctctgtgacagtgacagagcccggggaatggcagaagatgtgccagggagggtcagtgggacatgaggaaaaggttcttcacccagaggtgctggacactgaacaggctcccagggaggtgtcatggccccaagtctggcagtgttcaaggagagactggacaatgtcctcaggcacacgaggtgacctgtggggtgtcctgtgcagggacaggagttggactccgtgatcctggtggcactgggggagctgggaaggcccctttcaagccaaactattctgtgatccgtgtaggtgccttccaagtcagcacattctgtgattctatgacccagttttgtggggcagccccgtgtgggcacccagctgtggcaggggagaggcccaggtggggcctggctgtggagccggggagcttttgtggtacgcggctctccagcccaggaaggtggtgggatctgtgtgaatccgggtacgcggagcgcccttgggcacagggcagtgccctgcgctttcctggggagttacatctcaggagtagaagtttccaggctcgttggcagcacaggttgttcctccttgctaaaaactcatgttcttttttatattgttgacttcacaaattttctaaccgtgccctaatctcttagagaaagattttgatgaggtcctgcagacacacagagtgtttgtcaacattttcaaaggccaggtggcaaagaaagatgatcttgttaaagcatttgtgacggatgaccaaacagaaatctgtaagatggtaggtttcaaccacttcgcggttagcagctttataaaagcttggagaagactttcccctccagggctggtgactccagcactgccctgggcagcctgttccaatgccccacagccctttggggaagaaattgttccaagatccaacctcagcctcccctggggcaacttgaggccgtttcctctgctcctggcgcttgttcctggggagcagagcccgacccccctggctccaagctcctttcaggcagttcagagatcagaaggtctcccctcagctcctgttctccagctgaaccccccaggtccctcagctgctcccatcacacttgtgctccaagtcttgaatatttgatatgtatttagctgaaaagagttctgaatactctgtagaatatacagcttttatacactgatgtctgtggacacagaaaaaaaaagaattaccagtgctgaagagtttctcacctaaggtatatttttaaggctgcaggggatgcaaaggggacagttgctcacttggggaagtccaatgaaatgttaagaacagatctaatttcttagtccttcttggtaggatatgaactgtgggcttgttgtgaattcaaggaaatctgcgcatctttttttgtagtttttctgtggtgagttttttctttgaaatctctccgtgctgtcataatgacatacattattaatactgttatttttttatccacttcacatctgaccaaaccattcaagcaattgttaaatttaacagagttactagatttttcactctgtagtcaaacccatgacatttattaactgggtttttttagttatttactgtccagattttaacagaaggagagctgcaggtatcggacaaagaacggcacacacagctggagtagatgtttagagacatcgcgaccattgtcgctgacaaatgcgtgaatcccaaaacaaagaggccgtacacagtgatcgtcatagaaagagccgtgaaggacattcactactccgtcaaaccaaacaagagcacgaagcagcaggtctgttttcttgcaaaatcggtttcaggtcagaggtggtggcttcaagtgtaatttctctgtttgcagccacagagggatcagcaaagccctgggggctgaattctgcagagtgattcttcatccagccggtggttgaatgctggatgcaaacagctgctgaaactcgtgcagtttgttttctaacaattcagggaagggagaaagaaagaaagaaactaattaaagcagcaacagtgatacgcctggaacagaaagaaaagttttgtcctttagtttgattgaggtaatagattgggccttgcatctgagccacatgttggtttgcagtataagtgctatttaagatttcagacgggttttttaagtgttggagggatcacgaataacaagaactctgcctttccttgttaatctaccaaagcagcgttcgagcaaactccctgcagcgctgacaaaagtgtcagaagctgatgcgaaggatttgaggttttggtctgtgtgatggttttcaagcaggtgtgtaaatgctctttgtttttaacacctttgtaggcactggaagtgatcagacagttaaaggagaccatgcaaatcaaacgtgctcacatgaggctgcgatttattcttccagcaagggaggggaagaaactgaaagagaagctcaaggtgctgattaaagtgattgagaatgaagatttccaccaacagttagaaattgtaagcgataaagcctggcaactgtgtgggagtgttatttttctctgctaaagtggctgaagcatttcaaagggtttccccagctgtgcttggcagagagctaaagccagatgcctttctctgatgtctgcatcacccaagacacttcacttttggttttccaccaagctgagtggtgcagtcgatgcactggagggaaggggtgacatccagagggacctggacaggctggggggtccatgtgaatcttgtgaaattcatccaggccaagtgcgaggtcctgcacctgggtcagggcaatacccagtaccagcacagactgggggagggagggagggtcagacggatgggcagcaaccctgtggagaagggctggtgggtaacaaaagggccataagctggcagtgtgctcttgcagcccagaaagccaagtgtgtcctgggccacatcaccagcaggtggagggaggggatgcttccccctctgctctgctctcctggggccccccagagaactgagtccagctctggggtccccagcgcaagacagacatggaccccagggggtctgtccctctgtcaccagtgctgcctcaggccctccagcattttagaacgatgctaaaacccaacctgtggctggcaatgccaacccaggcgatgtgatggtgagttttgacccacacttatattaaccctcctaaaaccaacatggaaatggcagatgtttgtgcctccttgtgtggaagcagctctggctgcctcctcccacatcccacccttgcagctccaggacagaccccacactggtggccctgcctgcatctcccgtcccagaacagccaaaggagctgcttgttttggcctccagctggctgatttagcctggttccctttctccatgagcgataaaacccggtgctgaggctccggtgtcagtcccagcctgtgcctatccttcgttgtgtgtcatttcatgtgattttgatcacatccttgaaaacaaaaacaaacctccaacgcactcaacctcagccctcccagggcagagatatttccgcgtggtgaacgctcccgtgcaaattctcccgtgtcctattttaggtttctcaccggcagcggctgcagacaactgcgctggagctcctgtcaagcctttggcagtggttgttgtggaaggaataagggtctctcagggcagaagaggaaatctctcctttccttccctgggctgtgtcacccccccccacctgccacctaatgaaaccccaatggcatcagccctttccctcccctgcatttcttaatttattccttacattattaattttcctatattggagggcaccgtgcaacctttctttttccagtgtttgggaatgtgtgtgctcccctgcgcactggtggcgtcaccatcattggaggggttggacagatgcagagatgaggttctcagggacatgggttagtgctaggggtgggttatggttggattccatgatcttgagggt
This is a stretch of genomic DNA from Patagioenas fasciata isolate bPatFas1 chromosome 19 unlocalized genomic scaffold, bPatFas1.hap1 SUPER_19_unloc_1, whole genome shotgun sequence. It encodes these proteins:
- the LOC139826647 gene encoding ribosome maturation protein SBDS-like, yielding MFRDIATIVADKCVNPKTKRPYTVIVIERAVKDIHYSVKPNKSTKQQALEVIRQLKETMQIKRAHMRLRFILPAREGKKLKEKLKVLIKVIENEDFHQQLEIDAGGGAEGKTAVRRGPARPVASPAAEERGASP